A DNA window from Stenotrophomonas indicatrix contains the following coding sequences:
- a CDS encoding EF-hand domain-containing protein yields MRAALTALLLAAVCAPAVQAQVSDTASYLQRMDSDGDGKVSEAEYLQWMLYAFDRMDRNGDGVLTADELPGGKGRAITREQQRQVIVQRFHKQDANGDGFLDARELAAPPR; encoded by the coding sequence ATGAGGGCTGCGCTGACGGCATTGCTGCTGGCCGCCGTGTGCGCACCTGCCGTGCAGGCCCAGGTCAGCGACACTGCCAGTTACCTGCAGCGCATGGACAGCGATGGCGACGGCAAGGTCAGTGAAGCCGAGTACCTGCAGTGGATGCTGTATGCCTTCGATCGCATGGACCGCAACGGCGATGGCGTGCTGACCGCCGACGAACTGCCCGGCGGCAAGGGCAGGGCCATCACCCGCGAACAGCAGCGGCAGGTGATCGTGCAGCGCTTCCACAAGCAGGACGCCAACGGTGACGGATTCCTGGATGCACGGGAACTGGCTGCACCGCCGCGCTGA